Below is a window of Streptomyces sp. ITFR-16 DNA.
CCACCAGCCGGAAGAGCGCCGTCTCGACGGCGAAGAGCGCGGGCTGGGTGTAGCGCGTCTCGTCGAGCAGCGCGGCCTCCGGCGAACCCTCCGCGGCGAGGACGATGTCCTTGAGCGGGCGGTCCAGGTGCGGGGCGAAGGCCGCGCAGACGTCGTCGAACGCCTCGGCGAACTCCGCGTACGCGGCGTACAGTTCGCGCCCCGTTCCGGCACGCTGGCTGCCCTGGCCGGTGAAGAGGAACGCGGTGAGAGGGGCGGGTGAGGCCGCCCGCCCGCGTACGAGAGCGGGGTCGTCCCGGCCCTCGGCCAGGGCCTCGACCGCGCGCAGCAGGGCGTCCCGGTCGGCGGCCACCACGACGGCGCGCTCGTCGAAGAGCGTGCGGGTGGTGGCGAGGGAGCAGGCGGTGTCGAGGAGGGAGGGGGCGGGTGCGGCGGTCGTCAGGTGGTCGCGGAGCCGGGCGGCCTGTCCGCGCAGGGCACGGCCGTCACGGGCGCTGAGCAGCCAGGGGACGGGGCGCGGTGCCCCGACGGACGGGGCGCGCACGGCCTCCCCGGAGGCCCCGGAGCCGTCGTCCCCGTCCACGGCGTCCGCCCCCGCGAACCGGCCCACCGCATCCGCCACCACCACATGGCAGTTGGTCCCGCCCATGCCGAACGAGCTGACCCCCGCGATCAGCGGCAGCTCCTCGCTCGGCCAGGGACCCTCCTCGGTCCGGACCCGCAGGCCCAGGTCCGCCAGCGGGATCGCCGGGTTGGGCACGTCGAAGTTGAGGCTGGCCGGGATCCGCCGCCGGGACACGGAGAGCGCGGTCTTCAGCAGCCCCACCAGACCGGCCGCCCCCTCCAGATGCCCGACGTTCGTCTTCGCCGAGCCCACCTGGAGCGGGGCACCGGCCGGCCGGCCCGTACCGAGCGCGGCGCCGAGCGCGGCGGCCTCCACCGGGTCGCCCACGGGTGTGCCCGTGCCGTGCAGCTCGACGTACTGGACCTCATCGGCCGTGACACCCGCGCGGGCGTACGCCTCGCGCAGCACCGCTTCCTGCGCCCCCCGGTCCGGGACCGTGAGCCCGTCCGACGCGCCGTCGTTGTTGACCGCGCTGCCCAGGATCACGCAGTGCACCCGGTCGCCGTCCGCCCGCGCCCGGTCCAGCGGCTTGAGCACGACGGCGACGCCGCCCTCGCCGCGTACATAGCCATTGGCCCGTGCGTCGAAGGTGAAGCAGCGGCCGTCCGGCGACAGGGCCCCGAACTTCGCGCTGTCCGCGCTGCTGCCGGGGGAGAGGATCAGATTCGCACCGCCGACCACCGCGAGATCGGACTCACCGCTGCGCAGGCTCTCGCAGGCGAGATGCACCGCGACCAGCGACGAGGACTGGGCCGCGTCCACGGTCAGGCTCGGACCGGTGAGGCCGAGCACGTACGAGAGCCGGTTGGCGAGGATGCCCCGGTGCAGTCCCGTCACGGAGTAGCGGTCCGCGTCCGTCCCGCCCCTGCGGTGGTGGAGCGCCGCGTAGTCGTCCCAGATGGCGCTGGCGAAGACGGCCGTACGGCTGCCGGCGAGCACCCCGGGGACGATCCCGGCCTCCTCCAGTGCCTCCCAGCCCAGCTCCAGGAGCAGTCGCTGCTGGGGGTCCATCGCCGCCGCCTCGCGGGGCGGGATACCGAAGAATCCGGCGTCGAACCGGTCCACCTCGTCGAGGAAGGCGCCCCGGGCGGGGGCGCCGGCGGACCGGCGGCCCGCGGGCGCCTCCCCGACGGCGTCCTCCCCGCGGCTGAGCAACTGCCAGAAGGCGGCGGGATCGGGCGCCCCGGGGAGGCGGCAGGCGAGACCGATGACGGCGATAGGTGCGGAGTGGGCGCTACGCATGATCTGTGACGTACTCCCTCGTCGAGAACGACCCGGCGAGACCCACCCTCCCCAGCCGCGCTAACGGCGGCCTTTGCGCGTTCTAAATCGCACCGGCGCCGTCGGGCCGCTCACCGGCCGGGTGCAGCCCGCGCCGCAACGCCGTCAGGTGCTCCAGCGCGATGCGATGCTGCTCGTCCGGGTCCGGTGCGCCCGCCGACCCGCCGAACGCGTGGTACGCCCCCGGGAAGTTGTGCAGCTCCACCGGCACACCGGCCTGCGCCAGGCGGAGCCCGTACAGCAGCCCCTCGTCGCGCAGCGGATCGAGACCCGCGGTCGAGATGTACGCCGGGGGCAGCCCGCCCAGGTCCTCGGCGCGGGCCGGGGACGCGTGCACGGGAGTCCCGCCCCCGCCCGTGCCGAGGTAGAGCTCCCAGCTCTCCCGCGCCAGCCGGCGGTTCCAGACGGGCGTGTCCAGGAACGCGGTCATCGAGCCCGTCTCCAGCCGGTCGTCCAGCACCGGTGTGCTCAGGTGCTGGAAGACCAGCCCGGGTCCGCCCCGGTCGCGCGCGAGCAGGGTCAGGCCGGCGGCGAGACAGCCGCCGGAACTGGCCCCGGCCACGGCGAGCCGCGCCGGGTCCGCCCCGATCTCCTTCGCGTTCCCCGCACTCCACTCCAGGGCGGCCCAGCAGTCGTCGAGCCCGGCGGGAAACGGGTCCTCCGGCGCCAGCCGGTAGGCCACCGCCACGACCACCGCCGAGGCGAACGACGCCGCCTGGCCCGCCGAGTGGTGGACCGAGTCCACATTGCCGAGGACGAAGCCCCCGCCGTGGATCCACAGCACTGCGGGCAGCGCCGACCCGGCCCCGGCGGGGCGGTAGACCCGCACCCGGACCTCCGGGGATCCGGGCGGCCCCGGAATCCAGTGCTCCGCCACCTCGACCCCCGGCAGGGCCGGGAGTTCACGCAGCGGCCGCGGACCCGCCCGATGGTCCGCGACCGCGTCGGCCAGCCGTCCCGTCACCGGCATGCTCAGGCCTCCAGAGCGATGGCCTGCGAGGGGCAGAGCGCCACGGTGTCCCGCAGCCTCGCCTCCTCGTCCGCGCCGTCCACCCGGTCCTCCAGGACGAGGACCGTGCCCTCGTCCGACTGGTCGAAGCGGTCGGGGGCGGACAGGACGCACTGACCCGCGCCCAGACACCGCTGTGTATCGGCCTTGATGTGCATGGCTTCCGGTTCCCTTCTGATCACCATGTGACGGGCAGGCGCCAGATGCCCTGGACACCGCCCGGTTCCTTGACCGGCAGCTGCCCGGAGGGTTCGGCGAGGCGCAGCCCCGGCAGCCGGCGGAAGAGTGTGGACAGCGCGATCTCCATCTCGGCCCGGGCCAGGTTCTGGCCGATGCACTGATGGACGCCGTGTCCGAAGGAGATGTGGTGGCGTGCGCCGCGCCCGACGTCGAAGGAGTCGGCGGTGGGGAACGCCTCGTCGTCCCGGTTGGCCGACGAGATGACGACGATCACCCCGTCACCGGCCCTGACCCGATGCCCGCCCAGCTCCGTGTCGACCGTCGCGAACCGGGCGACGCCGTCCGCGATGGCCATGTACCGCAGCAGCTCCTCCACCGCGCCCGGCAGCAGCGACTCGTCGGCGCGCAGGGCCGCCAGCTGCTCCGGGTTCTCCAGCAGGGTGAGGACACCGAGCGCGATGGCGCTCGCCGTGGTCTCGTGCCCCGCCACCAGGAGCAGCAGGGCGATGTCGACCAGATCGCGGCGGGTGAGCGCGCCGGTGGACAGCTGCTCGGCGATCAGCGTGTCGAGCAGCCCGTCGCCCGGCTCCTCCTCCTTGCGCCGGATCAGCCCGTCGAGATACGAGGCGAGCTGCGCGAACGCGTCGGCACTGTCCTCCAGAGTCGTCGTCCCGGTGACCACCCGGCGCGACTGCTGCTCGAAGAACCCGTGGTCGGCGTACGGCACACCGAGGAGTTCGCAGATGACGACCGACGGCACCGGCAGCGCGAAGTCCGGAACCAGGTCGGCGACCGGGCCCTTGGCCTCGATCGCGTCGATCAGTTCGTCGACCAGCCGCTGGATGCCGGGCCGCAGCGCCTGCACCTTGCGGACGGTGAAGTTGGTGAGCAGCATGCGCCTCTGCACGGTGTGCTCCGGCGGGTCCATGCCGATGAAGTTGCGGACCTTGCGCGCCGACTCGAAGCGCGGCGCGGTGGCCGGATAGTGCGGGTGGACCCGGTCGGACGAGTACGTGGCCGCGTCGAGCAGGACCTGACGCGCCTCCGCGTGCCCGCTCACCGCCCAGACCCGGCGTCCGTTGTACAGCTCGACCAGGGACACCGGCCCCTGCTCGCGATAGGCGTCGTAGCCGGCGGGCGGCTGGAAGGGGCAGCCGCGCGCCTGCGGATACGCGGGCAGCTCCTGCCCGTCGGTCGGTGCGGCGATGCTGGTCTCGGTCATTCCCCGGCCTCCAGGACAGTGAGCGGGACGACGGCGGGCGCCGGTGCGGCCGGGGGAGCGGCCGCGGGCGCTGCCGGATGGTTGGTGCGCGGAGCACTGAACCGCCGTACGGCCGGGGCCTCGACCCAGGTGTACAGGGCGTGGGCCAGCGCCAGCGCGGCCAGCAGGGCGGCGAGCAGCAGGGCGGCCGCCGCGGCGCCGGACAGGTCCTTGCCGGCGACGAGCCACTTGTGGCCGTACGTCACCACCAGTCCGTGCACCATGTAGAACGCGAAGGAGAGCTCGCCGAGCCGTACCAGCACCCGCCCCCGGAACGGCGAGGCGGTCTGCCGGACGTCGGCCTGCGCGGCGGCCACGACCAGCGGGGCGAGCCACAGGGCGCCGGTGCCCGCGACCCCGTACAGATACGGCACCGACGAATTCAGGACGTACCCGCCGACGGCGATCGCGGCGGCCGGCAGCAGCCCGATGCGCGGGAGCGCGCCGGTCAGCACCAGCCGGGCGGCGATCATGCCGAGCACGAACTCGATGGCCCGCACCGGCGGGAAGAAGTACACGGACCAGATCTGCTCGAAGGACAGCGAGCCGTCGGCGATGAAGGGCAGCGGGGTGCCGGCCACCGTCCAGCTGCTGACCGCCGGCACCAGGACGGTGAGCGCGGCGAGGACCCCGGCGACCGTCCACAGCCGACGTGCCGTCAGCCGCTCCAGGACGGGCAGCAGGAACGGGAAGGCGAGATAGAAGAACAGCTCGCACGACAGCGACCAGCTGACGGCGTTCATCGTGTTCGGCACCTGGATCTCGGGTATCCACGCCTGCACGAGGAAGAGGTTGGCCAGCACACCCTTGGTGGTGAACACCTCGGACGCGGCCACCATCAGAACGGCGGCGGCCACGAAGGTGACCAGGTGGTTGGGGAAGATCTTCACCAGCCGGCGCCGCCAGACGCGGGGCGCCCCCTCGGCGGGCCGCGCCGACCACGTCAGGACGAAGCCGCTGAGGACGAAGAAGAACGTCACCCCGTAGAAACCGGCGTTGGCGAAGGTGTCGCCCAGCGTGTCGCCCACCGAGCCCCCGAAGAACCGGGTCTGGAAGGTGGTGTGGAAGGCGAAGACCAGCAGGGCCGCCAGGAACCGCATCCCGGTGAGGGACGGCAGTCTGGCGGCCTGCGGCCGGTCCGGGGCGGACGGTGACGCGGTGGACGGTGCTGGGGAGCCTGGCATGGCTGATGACCTCCGACTTGTCCGAAACTGGCCCGTCGAGGCTCGCAGTCGCGTGTTGGCCGGTTCTAAAGCCGCTCTTGTGCGGTACGCGCACGCCGTGGCACCGCCTCCAGCAGGGCGCGGGTGTACGGATGCGCAGGCTTCGCGAACACCTCCTCCACCGGTCCGGACTCCACGATCCGGCCGTCCTTCATCACCAGCACCCGGGCGCAGATCTCCCGGACGACCGCGAGGTCGTGCGAGATGAAGAGCGTCGCCAGGCCCAGGTCCTCCTGCAACTGCCGCAGCAGGTCCAGTACTTGCGCCTGGACGGACACATCGAGCGCGGAGACCGGCTCGTCGCACACCAGCAGCCGGGGCGAAGGGGCCAGGGCGCGCGCGATGGCGACCCGCTGGCGCTGCCCGCCGGACAGCGCCAACGGCCGCCGCTCCAGATGCTGGGCGGAAAGCCCGACCTGCTCCAGCAGCCGTACGGTGCGGGCCCGGCGCTCCGCACGCGCGACGCCTGTCGTGGCCAGGGCCTCGCCCACGATCCGGGCCACGCTCCAGCGCGGGTCGAAGGCGCTGAGCGGGTCCTGCGGCACCAGTTGCAGGGTGTGCCGCGACTGCCTGCGGTCCCGCTCGCGCAGACCGCTCCACGGCGTCCCCGCCAGCCGTACCGCCCCGCTGTCCGGGGCCACCAGCCCGAGGACCATGCGGGCCAGCGTGGACTTTCCGGAACCCGACTCCCCGACCAGGCCCAGCGTCTCGCCCGGCCGCAGCTCGAAGGACACGTCGTCGACGGCGGTCCGCCGGCTGCCGCGCGTCCCCTTGAACACCTTGGTGGCGCGGGACACCTCAAGCAGCGGCTCGGCGCCCGTCGCCTCCACCGCCGACCGGCCCGCCCGGGGCCTGCTGCCCGGGATCGCCGCCAACAGTGCTTTGGTGTAAGGGTGTTCGGGCGACTCCAGTACCCGGGTGACCGGGCCCGACTCCACGATCCGGCCGTCCTTCATCACGGCGACCTCGTCGGCCAGCGCCTCGACGACGGCCAGGTCGTGGCTGATCAGGAGGAGCCCGGTGCCGCCCCGCTTCAGTTCACCGAGGAGCGCCAGGATGCGGGACTGCACCGAGGCGTCGAGCGCGGTGGTCGGCTCGTCCGCGATCAGGACACCCGGCTCGGCCGCGATCGCCGAGGCGATCAGGGCGCGCTGCCGCAGCCCGCCCGACAGCTGGTGGACATGGGCCCGCGCCCGTTCGGCGGGTTCGGGCACCCCGACCCGCTCCAGCAGAGCGAGGACGCGTGCCCCGGCCTCCTGGCGCGGAACGATCCCGTGCGTCAGCAGCGGCTCCGCGATCTCCTTGCCGACGGGCCGCAACGGGTCCAGGGCGACGAGCGCGTCCTGCGCCACCAGACCGACGCGCCGGCCCCGTACCGCACGCCACTGCCGGGGGCCGAACTCGCGTGCCTCCCGGCCCGTGATGCGCAGCCGGTCCGCCGCCACCTCGGCGGTCGGCCCGGCGAGCCCCAGCAGACTGCGGGCCAGCGCGCTCTTGCCCGAGCCCGACTCGCCGACGACGGCCAGGCACCGCCCGCCGGCGAGGGTGAACGACGCGTCGCGCACGGCGTGCACCTGGCCGGGGCCGGTGCCGAACCGTACGTTCAGCCCGGCCACGTCGAGCAGCGGGGAAGGCTCCCGGACGGGCGGCTCACCGGCCGGTGCCTCCGTGGTGCCCGGGGACGAAGTGGTGGTCATGAGGCGGCCCGTCCTTCGGCTCGTGCCTGTGCGTGGCGGCCCACGACGGTGACCGCGAGAACCGTGCCGACCAGCAACAGGCCCGGGAAGAGCGCGATCCACCAGGCCTGGTCGAGAAATCCCTGCCCCTCCGTGAGCATCGCGCCCCACTCGGGGGTCGGCGGCTGGGCGCCTAGCCCCAGATAACTCAGCGCCGCCCCCGTGGAGATGGACGCCCCGAGCGTGACGGTCGCCAGCACCAGGAGCGGGCCCAGCGTGTTGGGCAGCACATGGCGCAGGACGATCAGCGGACGCGGCACGCCGAGCGCCACCGCGGACTCCACATAGCCGGACCGCCTGACGACGAGCGCCTGGGCCCGCACCACCCGGGCGAACCCGGGCGCGGTCCCCACCGCTACGGCGATCGTGGTGCCCAGCACCCCCTTGCCCGCGATCAGGACCACCATCAGGGCGAGCAGCAGCCCCGGCAGCGCCAGCAGCGCGTCGGCGGCGCGCATCAGCACCGCGTCGCCGAACCTGCCGGACAGCGCGGCGGCCAGCCCCCACACCACCGCGAGCCCGACCCCGGCGCCCGTCGCCGCGGCCCCGATGGCCAGCGAGTAGCGGGTGCCGTGCACCACTCGGGTGAAGACGTCACGGCCCAGCTGGTCCGTGCCGAACCAGTGGGCACCGCCCGGCGGCTGGAGCGCGTGCACCGGATCGGTGTCGGTCGGGCTGCCGCCGGCCAGCAGCGCGGGCGCCAGCGCGGCGAGCAGGATCAGCCCCAGCAGCACGGCGGCGGCGAGCACCCCCGGCCGCACCCGGCCCCTGCGCACCCTTCCGACCGCCGCGACCGGTGCCCCGGCCCGTACGGCCTGTTCCACGCTCATGCGGCCGCCACCCCCGTTCCCTTGCGCAGCCGGGGATCCACGACCGCGTACAGCACTTCCACCAACGCGCCCACCAGCACGAACACCACGGCCGACAGCGCCACCACGCCCTGCACCACCGGAAGGTCGCGGTCGCTCACCGCTTGCAGGGTGATCCGCCCGATGCCCGAGCGCGCGAACACGTTCTCCACCACCACGGCCCCGCCGAGCAGGGTTCCGGTGAACCAGCCGGTGAGAGTGAGCGCCGGCAGCGCGGCGTGGCGCAGCGCGTGGCGGGAGCGCACGGTGTGCTCCGCGAGCCCCCGCGACCGCGCGGTGAGGGTGAACGGCTGTTCCAGCGCGCCGAGCAGGCCCTCCCGCATCACCTGCGTGAGCACCGCCGCGATCGGCAGCGCCAGCGTGATCACCGGAAGGACCAGCGAGCGGGCGTCGCCGCTGTCGGAGACCGGCAGCCATCCCAGGCGGAAGGAGAACACCGTCAGCAGCATGATGCCGAGCCAGAACGACGGTGTGGACACCACGATCAGCTCCACCGCCGTCGACAGCCGGCGCGGCCACCGGGAGCGCCCCGAGGTCAGCACGGTCACGGTGGCGGCCAGCACCACCGCCACCAGCGAGGACCACAGGGCGAGTTGGGCGGTCGGTCCGATCTGGTCCGCGAGCAGCGAGGAGACCGACTGCTGCAACTGGTAGGAATCGCCCAGCTCGCCCGAGACCAGATGCCTCAGATACGAGCCGTACTGGACGAGGAGCGGCCGGTCGAGACCGTAGTGGTGGCGGATCTCCTCGCGCTGCTCCGCGCCGACCAGCGCGTTCGACCCGACGATCGCGCTGACGGGGTCGCCCGGGATGAGCTGCAGCGCCAGGAAGGCGCAGGTGGCGGCCCCCCAGACAACGAGGACGGCCGCCCCGATCCGGGCCGTGACGGCCCGGATCGCGGCGGGTATGTGCGGGACCGTCATCAGCCGGCCTCGACCCAGGCGCCGTAGAACTCGGGCCACGCCGACAGGGAGAGCCGCAGCCCGTGCACCTTCTTGTTCACACCGACCGACGCCTTCTGGACGTAGGCGGGGACCACCGCTGCCCGGTCGAGCGTCCACTTCTGCACCTGCGCGTAGTACTCGGCGCGCTGGTCCGGGTCCGTGGTGCCCTGGGCCTTCTTCAGCCAGGTGTCGACCTGCGGGTCGGCGACCTTCGCGAAGTTGTGGCCGCCGCCCTCGGAGGACTCGGTGGACAGGAAGAAGCTGCTGAGGATGTCGCCGTCACCGCGCGCCCAGGACGTCTCGACCACGTCGTAGCGGCCCTCGTCCAGCTGGGCGGAGACCGCGGTGGCGTCGGTGGACGCGGCGAGGTTCAGGTAGATCCCGGCCTTCTTCAGGTCACCCTGCACGGCCTGCGAGAACACCGAGGCCGTGCCGTAGACCGGGGCGACCACCGTGAGCCGCTTGCCGTTCTTCGTCCGGTAGCCCTCGGAGTCGCGGCCCGTCCAGCCCGCCTGGTCCAGCAGCCGGCCGGCGAGCGCCCGGTCGTAGGGCCAGCTCTTCTCGAGACCGGAGTCGTAGCTGTGCGGGGTGGCGGGCGACAGGGTGGACCAGGCCCGGGTGCCGGTGCCCTGGAACACCGACTTCACCAGGGCGTCCAGATCGATGGACCGCTGGAACGCCTTGCGCACCCGGGCGTCCGAGAACAGCGGGCTCCTGGTGTTGAGGTAGAACGTGTCGACCGCGCCGGGGACGTCCTTGCCGACGACGTCCAGCCGCGTGTTCCTGCGTACGGCCGCGATCTGGTTGGCCGGGATCGCCGCCGCCCCGTCGACCTGACCGGAGGTCAGCGCGCCCACCCGGGTGGCGTCCTCGGTGATGAAGCGGACGGTGAAGGAGTCCAGCCGGGCGGGACCGCTGTGGCCCGCGCCCTTCGGCGCCCACGCGTAGGCGGCGTTCTTCGTGTAGCCGCGCTTCTGGCCCCGGGTGTAGGCGCCCGCCTTGAAGGGGCCGGAGCCGACGGAGTCCGTGCCGGCGCAGAGCTTGTCGGCGCCCGCCTTGAGCGAGGCGGGCGAGGCTATCCCCAGGTAGGTGGTGCTCGCGGCCTGGAGGAAGGGCGCGTACGGCCGGCTGAAGCGGACCTCGACCCGGTACTTCCCCTTCACGGTGGTCCCGGAGTAGGGACCGAGCAGCCCGGCCGCGTACTGCGACTGGGTCGCCTTCGCCGTGATGTGGTCGAAGTTGGCCTTCACCGCCGCCGCGTCCAGGTGCTTCCCGTCGTGGAAGGTGACGTCCTCACGCAGATCGAAGGTGTACGTCCGGCCCCCCTGAGAGGTCTTCCACGACTTCGCCAGCCACGGCTCCAGCTCACCGTCCGGGGTCTGGTAGACGAGCGAGTCGAAGACGGGCCGCTGGACGAACGCGGTCACGTCCTGCGCGCTGGTGTGCGGGTCCCAGCAGTCCGGCTCCTGCTGCGCCGCGTAGGTGAGGCTGCCGCCGGACCGGGGCTTCGCCTGCGCGGCGGGCGCGGAGCCGCCGTCGGAGCTGCAGGCGGTGACGGCGGCGAGCAGCAGGACGGACAGCAGAGCGGCTCTTCGAGGGGTACGGCGCGGGTGCATATGGTGACTCCGGGACAGGGAAACGAGGTGAGGGGGGCCGGACGTACTGTCGCGAGTACGTCTAAAGCCGGGCTGAAACGCCCTCGGGGGAGCCGGGGGACACCTCCCGCGCCGCCTCGGCCAGCAGCTCGAACGAGCGCAGCCGCTCCGCCTGGTCCGGGACGACGGTCAGAGCCATCAGCTCGTCGGCACCGGTGCGCTCCACCAGCTCGGCCAGCTTGTCGCGCACGGTGTCCGCGGCGCCGATCAGCTGGCGCTCCGCCAGTTCCTCCAGGAACTGCAGCTCGGCCTCGGAGTACGCGTGGCCGGCCGCCGTCCGCGCGGACGGGAACGCGTCGAAGCGCCGTACCGTACGCATCTTTATCTTGCCGAGCAGATAGGGCGCGGCGACCTCGCGGGCGGCCCGGTCCGTGTCGGCGACGGTGGTCAGCGCGGAGATCAGGGTGCGCGGCCGGTCCAGATAGGGCGAGGGCCGGAAGGCCTCGCGGTAGCGGTCCAGGGCGTAGGCCGTGGCATGCGGGTTGATCTGGTGGGCGAAGGCGTACGGCAGGCCCAGCGATCCGGCGAGTTCGGCGCTGGCCGGGCTGGAGCCGAGCAGCCACAGATCCGGCCTGCCGTCGGCGGCGGGCACGGCGGTGATCGGGGAGGTGGGGTCGCCGGGCGCGAAGTAGCCGCTCAGCTCCGTGACCTGGTGGAAGAAATCGTCCCCGCCCCGCTCGGGCGCCCGGCGCAGGGCGCGGGCGGTGTGCGGGTCGGTGCCGGGGGCGCGGCCGAGCCCCAGGTCGACGCGGCCGGGGTGCAGTGCCTCCAGGGTGCCGAACTGCTCGGCGACCACCAGGGGTGCGTGGTTGGGCAGCAGGACACCGCCGGAGCCGACGCGCAGGGTGGTCGTGGCAGCGGCCAGGCGTCCGGCGAGGATGGCGGGCGCCGAGGTGGCGAGGCTGGGGGTGCTGTGGTGCTCGGCCACCCAGTAGCGCAGATAGCCGAGTTCCTCGACGCGGGGGGCCAGGGCGACGGTGTCGCGCAGGGCCTGGGTCGCGGAGCCGCCCTCGAAGACGGGCACCACGTCGAGCACGGACAGGGGGATGCCGAGGGGTCGGCTCATGGAGACCTCCGGGAGGAGCGCGCCGCCGGACGGGGGTCCGGCGGCGCGTGCTGGACGGACATGCGTGTACGGGAGGAGCACCGGACGTCCCGGGCCGGGACGGACGGCTCAGGCGTGGTCGGTGACCGGCTCGGACCCGGCCGGTGTCTCGGCAGGCTCCTCGGCCGGGGTCTCGGCCGCGGCCGGTTCCTGCTTGGGCTTCCCCGGCAGCAGCAGACCGGCCGCGAAGACCACGACGGCCGCGGCGACCGGCCACCAGAAGGCGTTGCCGAAGGAGTCGGCGGTGGGCGTCGCGTGGGAGCCGCCGCCCTGGAGGATCAGCGCCACCACCGCGATACCCAGCGAGGCGCCGATCTGGTTGAGGATGAAGACCGCACCGGTGGCACCGGCGACCGCCTCGCCCGGGACCGTCTTGTAGACCGAGCCCATGGTGGGCGCGCCCACCAGGCCCATGCCGAAGCCGGCGGCGAACTGGGCGGCGGTCAGCGCGACCTGCGAGGTGCCGGAGTCCGAGCCGGTGAAGACCAGCGCGCCGAGCCCGATGAGCAGGGCGCCGGTGGGCACCAGCCGGCGGGCGCCGACCTTGTCCGCGAGGTTGCCCGCGATCGGCATGCCGATCAGGGTGCCGAGCCCCAGCGGGGCGAGCAGCAGCCCCGACTCCAGGACGCTGTGGCCGTGCACCTGCTGGTAGTACAGCGGCAGCAGGAAGAGCAGCGAGAACAGACCGCCGCCGAGCAGGAACATCGTGGTCACGCTCGCGCTGAAGCCCTTGCTGCTGAACAGCCGCAGATCGAGCAGCGGGGTGACGGTGGTGCGCAGCGCGTGCACGGCGTACGCGACGAACAGGGCGACACCGACCGCGAGCCCGATGATCACCTTGGTGCTGCCGAAGCCGTCGCCGCCGGCCTGCGACAGGGCGTAGACGAGCGCGGCGAAGCCGGGGGAGAGCAGCGCGACGCCCAGGGCGTCGAACGGCACGGGGTCACCGCTGGGCGGCGGGTCGGCCGGCAGCACCCGGATCGCCAGCACGATCGCGGCGAGCGCGAAGGGGATGTTGACCAGGAACATCCACTCCCAGGAGAAGTTGTCCAGCAGCAGTCCGCCGATGATGGGGCCGACCACCGGGCCGAGCGTGATCGGGACGGAGACCAGGCCCATGACCCGGCCGATCCGGGCGGGCCCGGCGGCGCCCGCGACGACGGTCATCATGATCGGGTCGACCATGCCGCCGCCGAAGCCCTGGACGATGCGGAAGGCGATCAGGCTCTCCGCGTTCCAGGCGAAGGCGCAGAGCGTCGAGCCGATCAGGAAGACCGAGAGGCCCAGCAGCCACATGCGCTTGGCGCCGAACCGGACCACGGCCCAGCCGGCCAGCGGAATCGCCAGGGCGACCGCGAGCAGATAGCCGGTGGTCACCCACTCGATGGTGGCCAGCGTCGCGTGGAACTCGCCGCCCAGCGTGCTGATCCCGACGTTGACGATCGTCGCGTCCAGGTAGGACATCATCCCGCCGAGCACCATGACGCCGACGAGCGTGAGCAGAGCGGCATCGAGCCGGGCAGGCCCGCTCCCCGCCGCCTTTGTTTCAGACACGGCAACTCCTTTTAACCACTCTACCCAGAAAATTTTACTGGGTAGTTAAATTCTGTGGCTGGCACGGTAGCATGGCCGCATGAGCGTTGGCGAGAACGAACAGACGGCCCAGGGCCCGGTGGACCGAGGGCGGCTGGACAAGCGGCGGGCGATCGTGGAGGCCGCCCTGCGGGTCTTCGCGCAGGTGGGATACGCCCAGGCGAGCCTGGACGTGATCGCCGCCGAGGCCGGGGTGTCCAAGCCGACGATCTACAACCACCTGGGGTCGAAGGAGAAGCTGTTCCGGCATGTGATGACGGAGACCGCGGCCCGCTCCAACGCCAAGACCCTCGACGTCCTCACCGCCTTCCCGACCGACCCCGACCAGCTGCGCCCGGGGCTGGAGGACCTCGCCACCAAGCTCGTCGACTGCTACTGCGACGAGCAGTCCGAGTCCGTGCGCCGCCTGCTGTACGCGGAGGCCGTGCGCTTCCCGG
It encodes the following:
- a CDS encoding cytochrome P450; protein product: MTETSIAAPTDGQELPAYPQARGCPFQPPAGYDAYREQGPVSLVELYNGRRVWAVSGHAEARQVLLDAATYSSDRVHPHYPATAPRFESARKVRNFIGMDPPEHTVQRRMLLTNFTVRKVQALRPGIQRLVDELIDAIEAKGPVADLVPDFALPVPSVVICELLGVPYADHGFFEQQSRRVVTGTTTLEDSADAFAQLASYLDGLIRRKEEEPGDGLLDTLIAEQLSTGALTRRDLVDIALLLLVAGHETTASAIALGVLTLLENPEQLAALRADESLLPGAVEELLRYMAIADGVARFATVDTELGGHRVRAGDGVIVVISSANRDDEAFPTADSFDVGRGARHHISFGHGVHQCIGQNLARAEMEIALSTLFRRLPGLRLAEPSGQLPVKEPGGVQGIWRLPVTW
- a CDS encoding acyltransferase, producing MPGSPAPSTASPSAPDRPQAARLPSLTGMRFLAALLVFAFHTTFQTRFFGGSVGDTLGDTFANAGFYGVTFFFVLSGFVLTWSARPAEGAPRVWRRRLVKIFPNHLVTFVAAAVLMVAASEVFTTKGVLANLFLVQAWIPEIQVPNTMNAVSWSLSCELFFYLAFPFLLPVLERLTARRLWTVAGVLAALTVLVPAVSSWTVAGTPLPFIADGSLSFEQIWSVYFFPPVRAIEFVLGMIAARLVLTGALPRIGLLPAAAIAVGGYVLNSSVPYLYGVAGTGALWLAPLVVAAAQADVRQTASPFRGRVLVRLGELSFAFYMVHGLVVTYGHKWLVAGKDLSGAAAAALLLAALLAALALAHALYTWVEAPAVRRFSAPRTNHPAAPAAAPPAAPAPAVVPLTVLEAGE
- a CDS encoding alpha/beta hydrolase, which translates into the protein MPVTGRLADAVADHRAGPRPLRELPALPGVEVAEHWIPGPPGSPEVRVRVYRPAGAGSALPAVLWIHGGGFVLGNVDSVHHSAGQAASFASAVVVAVAYRLAPEDPFPAGLDDCWAALEWSAGNAKEIGADPARLAVAGASSGGCLAAGLTLLARDRGGPGLVFQHLSTPVLDDRLETGSMTAFLDTPVWNRRLARESWELYLGTGGGGTPVHASPARAEDLGGLPPAYISTAGLDPLRDEGLLYGLRLAQAGVPVELHNFPGAYHAFGGSAGAPDPDEQHRIALEHLTALRRGLHPAGERPDGAGAI
- a CDS encoding ferredoxin — its product is MHIKADTQRCLGAGQCVLSAPDRFDQSDEGTVLVLEDRVDGADEEARLRDTVALCPSQAIALEA
- a CDS encoding ABC transporter ATP-binding protein, with amino-acid sequence MTTTSSPGTTEAPAGEPPVREPSPLLDVAGLNVRFGTGPGQVHAVRDASFTLAGGRCLAVVGESGSGKSALARSLLGLAGPTAEVAADRLRITGREAREFGPRQWRAVRGRRVGLVAQDALVALDPLRPVGKEIAEPLLTHGIVPRQEAGARVLALLERVGVPEPAERARAHVHQLSGGLRQRALIASAIAAEPGVLIADEPTTALDASVQSRILALLGELKRGGTGLLLISHDLAVVEALADEVAVMKDGRIVESGPVTRVLESPEHPYTKALLAAIPGSRPRAGRSAVEATGAEPLLEVSRATKVFKGTRGSRRTAVDDVSFELRPGETLGLVGESGSGKSTLARMVLGLVAPDSGAVRLAGTPWSGLRERDRRQSRHTLQLVPQDPLSAFDPRWSVARIVGEALATTGVARAERRARTVRLLEQVGLSAQHLERRPLALSGGQRQRVAIARALAPSPRLLVCDEPVSALDVSVQAQVLDLLRQLQEDLGLATLFISHDLAVVREICARVLVMKDGRIVESGPVEEVFAKPAHPYTRALLEAVPRRARTAQERL